The genomic stretch cagtgagctGCTTTTAATCATGCCCTTGATGTGTTCTTGTGAATAATAGAGCGTCTCTCCTCCTACATGatgcattttaattatatgtTGCCTCTCAGGACTCAATAAACCCCAGAAACAAGCCATGAAGAAAGTGCTACTGTCCAGAGATTACACGCTTATTGTGGGAATGCCAGGTACTGGGAAAACTACCACCATTTGTACACTGGTAAGAGCTTATTTATGAATTCAGTTCATATTCAGTAAAAATGTATGcataaatgaatgtaaacataatttttttttactcctcCTTTCTGACCTGTAGAAAGAAACTGACTGTTAATGCTTGTGGTTTCTGTATGCGAACGAAGGAATATTAGTCTGACATTTATTTTGCacttccttctttttttttttttttaacaggtgCGGATACTCCATGCTTGTGGCTTTAGTGTTCTTCTAACTAGCTACACCCATTCTGCTGTGGACAACATTCTCCTGAAACTGAAGAGGTTTAAGATCGGCTTCCTGCGACTGGGTCGTGCTCAAAAAGTGCACCATGACATCCTGCCCTTCACAGAGGAGTCATGTCGTGCCAAAGGCATGCAAACACTGGAAGAGCTGGAACAGCTGTACAATAAAGAAGTAATGCATATTAAAATCCTCTCAGTCTTGTACAGTATATAACACAtatactacagttcaaaagtttggtgtctaagattttaattctttttaaaagtctcttatgctcaccaaggcggcatttattaattaaaaatacagtaataatagttatattgtgagatattattacaatttaaaatattacaaattctatttgaatgtattttaaaatgtaatttattcctgtgatggcaaagctgattttcagcagccattactccagtcttcagtgtcacatgatcattcattcagaaatcattctaatgtgctgattttgTTCAAGAAAAATTTCTTCTAATTATCAATAgtgaaaacagcatttatttgaaatataaatcttttgtatcattataaatgtctttactgtcacttttgagaAATTTAAATTGctaaatgaaagtattaattactttaagtattaaaaaaaaaaatcttactaaccccaaacttttgaactgtagtgtttGACATGTAAGGGATAATAAGAAAATGCCTGTTtcacattttgctaaatatttaTCATTGTAAATATCACCATTTATCTTTTGTAGTTGATTGTGGCCACTACCTGTATGGGTGTGAAGCACCCGATTTTCAGCCGCAGACGCTTTGACTTCTGCATCGTGGATGAGGCATCTCAGATCAGTCAACCAGTATGTTTGGGTCCGTTGTTCTATGCCCAGCGCTTTGTCCTGGTGGGAGACCACCAACAGCTTCCTCCTATTGTTCAGAATGCTGAAGCCAGGTAGTACACTTTTGTCCTTTATTCAGATGAACTTTTGAAAGATTTTCATGTTTTGCTTCATTGAATACAGCTTGTGTTTTAATCACAAAACTGAAGCTGCCAAAACCTGCCAAGCTACACTATCACCATATTATTTCCCACCCTAACCCATTATTTGAtcatttgatcttttttttttttttttttttttttttttaactcaggACCTTGGGCATGGATGAGAGTTTGTTTAAGCGTCTGGAGCACCACAGTGATGCAGTTGTTCAGCTGAATGTGCAATACCGAATGAACAGGTGGGGATTTACAGACTTTCAGATTGTACTTATGTGATTGTTAAATGGAGTTAAACATTCAGAATAATCCTTTTTAGTATTAAATATGTCTAATAAAGGCATTTAAATGTGAAGTAGAATGCTAACAGGTGTTTTTCTGATACATTTTTGAGAATATTCACAATTACCAGCTGCAGCTGTACAGCTCTTATACTTGTTGTTTTGTGTCCTGCAGTGCGATCATGTCCCTGAGCAATGCTCTGATGTATGAGGGCCGACTGGAGTGTGGTTCTGAAAGGACGGCAAGCGCAGTGCTGCAGCTTCCCAGCAGAGCTCAGGTTGAGAAGGAGCTCGACCTGTATGTGTGTCAGCCACAGTACAGTGCTTGGGTCCAGGCTGCACTGGAGCCCAATAGTCCTGTCTGTTTCCTGGACACCTCTGAGGTCAGTCTTGCTTTTTTATATTCTTAAGCCCCATTCATGCCACAACAAAGCAACATGTCCAGCAATGCAACAAAGTTGAGAAATAGGCCTATTTAACTTTGTGCAAATAAAGAGCGACTGTGTCAGTTGTGGTTAATGATTTTATGTACTAGCACTGCTGTAGTTTATATAGCAACTCTCTCCAACAGCAGAATGTTACTTTACAATTCTGTTTCAAACTAATTCCTAGTCAAATTAGAACGATATCTTTGTTTTACTGGCAATATATAAAGATATGATTTCTAAAGATATGTCCATTATGTAGGGCTACACAATTAATTGAATTTCTAATCGCGATCACATTACGAATGCCACAATTTCGTAATTGTTCAAAGGTGCGATTACAAGGAAAATtatccacttacattattctgcgTGTTTAATAGGTGTGTTATGAACATGTGAGAGGCAAATCACGACTACTTtagaatgtaaaaggtctaacccagcaTAAAAGGAGCTACACATATCAGCGTACACGCAGGTGTACGCTGATATGTTGAACGCATgtgaaacacatttttaaaaggcTGTGTACACAGCCTATATGTTTACTCCACGAACTAACTCTATGAACATGGtaaacagtgatagatggacTTCTGAACCGTAcgctaaggagaaaatccagGGCGACTTTGAGCAGACCAagcgaaacatgattatgtatttctgctaaACTAGCGGCATCAACCACACGTGCACGTCAAAAGCAAATACTGTTTCATATActgtctactttctttgtatgacagttctatctaataacgtattagacaggactgttaaacatatcgtaaactaatgaagacggaGAATGCGAGCACTGTGTGCTCAGGATCTGTCTGAACTGTTCTCAGCGCCGTCAAAATAAGTCACAAGCTCAGCAACAAGCGCAGTTTACGTCACTTCAGGCCTAGAGGAacattagttctcggggaaccaCACTTGTGGCAAAAACCCCTATTATTATACCATGCATATgttgactttttatttatttttttattattatttaaagaagaaaccaaaccaatatagagttgacatttgaggtttaatgctatagaaaaaaaaaaatgtgttttcagattgtttctttatttttatacaaaaatatggcatgcagttgcttcatACAATAgtataaagctattcaataCATCATTCAATGTAAGTTGTGATAATCGtaataatcgcaattacaatttcaagggaataatcaacaattatgatttttgtcataatcgtgcagccctaccaTTATGACATTAAAGTGACTTCACAGTACAGAGTGCCTATTATGGAATCAtaaattttcttttcataatttatcattattacTGTACTTTTCTTCAGGTTCCCGCCCCTGAGACTGTGGAGAAAAGTGGAATCAGCAACCACACGGAAGCCATCTTGGTACAAGCCCTTGTCACTCTGCTGCTCAAGGTCCGAACATGCCATTGGTTGTATGAAACACActgaaatctatttttttttttatgtagtacTTGGAAATGAAAtggacattttaaatgtgttgtaGGCCGGATGCAGAGCATCTGATATTGGGGTCATTGCTCCATATCGACAACAGCTGAAAGCCATCTCCAGTCTGCTGCAGGGAGATGCCTTTAAATCTCTGGAAGTCAACACTGTGGACAAATACCAAGGACGTGATAAGAGCGTCATCATTGTGTCATTTGTTAGAAGCAACCCTGAGGGCAACGTAAGTGGCCTTTCTCCTGAATTTAAACAAactaattattttaacattaaaccaattaactgttcATTGCAGTGCAGATGTGTATGGTATGATGGTCTTTAGTATAATCTGCGGCTGTGGTGATTAACGAAGGACCATTAATGCACTAGATCACTTTCATTATTCTGAGATGTCAAATCATTTTTCAGCTGGGAGAGTTGCTCCAAGACTGGCGTAGACTGAATGTGGCCATCACTAGAGCCAAACACAAGCTCCTCATGCTAGGCTCAGCCCCCACCCTTCGCCGGTATGCGCCATTAGAGAAACTCCTCCGTCACCTTCAACAGGAAGATATGATATCCTTTAAAGCTGTATTTACTATTGAAAATCTCGTTGCAGGTTCATTCAGTCTTTTGATGtgacattttgtcaatgtttcATTGAAATTAGCATAACAACTTTTTTGGTGAAACAGCATTTTTGAAATTTTCCTTAATTTAAGTCACATCTTCCAGCTACCTCCTGCTGCCCATGAGGCACTACCCGGGGTCCACTtgtgataaaaacaaaaacctcTTCTGATACTTGGTGTACATCACAAAGATAATGCTGTGAAAcaattacttgaaaaaaattTGAGTGAAATAGTGCACATAAGCTTCAAATAACTGTTGactacttttattttgttttaatgatgAGTGTtaagtttaataataaatcagTGGTGACAGACCCTTGTACATAATTACACTCACAATTGTCTTAAGCCAATTAATTCCTACCTCATatcacatgttttttttaaatccattaCAGTTTTATCTGTGTAGTGTCATGACTGATTTGTGTGTGcattatacatatatgtatacttatttaattttatttctcctgttttaagaatttaaagtttttgtttaataaacaatTGAAATGATTACATTCTATTTTGgtttacccccccccccccccccccccccacaggtctataaattttattaaatggcACATAACTTAGAATGCACCTTCACATTAATATAAAGTGAAAATTAAATGCACTTGATTTCCATCAAAACCATATCCTCAAATTCAATGAATGTGCAAGTTTGTCTAGATTTTAAGAGTTCCCTGAAGAATGATCTGCGCCTGACCAATGATGTCCAATCGATCGTCATCTCTTATCTCCAGCTTTACCTCACCACCACGACTGGAACACTGGTAAGCTAGAAAAACAAATATAGCAGAGATAAATGTCTTATTCTAAGCAACttgttttgttaatattagCAGAACTTAAATTACTCATCCATGAACATTTACTTTAAACCTATTAATTGATGTGAACTAGTGTCAGTATTTCCCTTCTACTGTAGATGATGCAGTAAAGGAAAAAGAAGCTTTACccatcattttctttttctccagCTTCTCAGACCAATATCCAGCAAGGACTGTATGTGCAGACCCTTTTAGAAATAAAGTTGTTGTACGATGCTTGATGATTGCCAGTAAGCACTGATTTCTCTTGTGCATGTCCAGTGAAGCCCATCACCCAGGTTTGTAATATTTATGAGTTTACATTGTACATATTTCTCATTCAAATGGCTTTTGAATGTTCTGCTCACCAGTGACTGGATCTTCAGGGACACCAACCCAGGGTGCAAAGACACGGGAGTAGAAGTCATATCCAGTCTGAGTGGTCTGTGTTTCTTTCAATGTAATGATGAGACTTTTAATCTTACCAGTGGTCTCATTTCTCAGAAGAGTCTCTGTCTCTGGCCTCAAAGATGTAAGTTCAGACCTGCAAACAATGAAGAATTAACAACACTGCAGAATGTTTAGGATACTGTATGTTCTACTGAATGTTGCActacaacttttaaaatgtacttcacacttcaatataattttctttgttaatttcaGTAATGTCCAGCAGTACCTGTTGCATGTGTCAGCTAGACGAATCATTAATTTCTTTGTGGTTGGACTGTAACACACATCCTGAATGGGTAAGTCTCCAACAGCAGCCTGAAAATGTTAGGCAAAATGGTGACAAAATAGTTTCTGCTTGTGTCatactaaaaacagaaatactAACTGGCAGTGTTACCTTCAAAAGATCCTTGATTTCATGTTGTACCTGCAAATAAAGCATTCAAAACTCAAATTCAGACCAAAAGCAACTAATTGCTTGATCACAACAGTCTATTTTAGTTTTGTTGAAGAAATGGTCCATGAGGTGTCTTTTGGTTATACCTGGGGCTTTGGTTTGTTTAAGGGGAAGTCCATTATTAGAGATTCTTCATGCTGGCGCACATGAAGCTCCCCACTCATAGTCTCAAACACAACAACAGGGTTGACATTCTCTGTGTGAGGATATTGTGCTTTGAGAATGGTCACCAGTCTATTGTTTTTGGTAAAAGATTAATGTCAGGACAAGCGTTTCTTACTTTTAAGGTAAAATAGCACTGCTGCTGAGGCCAGTGTTGCATGTCCACATAGTGGAACCTCACTTTTGGGGGAAAACCAGCGTAACCCAAACCTTGCACCTTTCAAAATACATCAAATCTAAAATGTAAATCAGAGTTGAGTATTTCAACATGCATCTCAGCAGCAAAATACCTGAGGAAAAATCCATAGAATTTCGTTTTGTGATGAAAGCAGTCTCTGATAAATTCATCTCAGCAGCAATGCTTTGGTAAAGATTGTCTTGCAGCTCCTAAATGTATTAGAGAAACATTTTATAATGCAGTGCACTAACACGTTTACATTTTATTGCCATGAATAACTAATCTATAAGTTAACGTATTTAGAAGACTGTCTTGTGATAGTGTAATACTTACGTTCTCTATAAGACATACTGCAGCAGGATTACCTTTGAAAGGTACATtggtaaaagcatcaacaataAATATTGGAATTTCCATTGATTTACAGCTCTTCTGCTCTCTAAGGTTTCTTTCTTGTACCTTTTTTAGGTATTTTAGAGCAGTCTTTGAAATCAAGTTAGACTTTGAACCTTATGATACAACAGCTCAGGTTAAAGGTACAGACTTGAGATTTTGAAATATCTTTTTAGATGGACTTTTCACTGTTATAATATCCTTAAAACAGTTTAAGCTATTTGCATAAATTCTAATCTATCATTTAAAGTCCATCTgtctataaataaatatctatGTCTGTTTGTCTGACTGACTGACCGACAAGACATTTTGGTCCAAATTGACATGGTAGCATCAAGccgttgctgcagatttgtcggtTGCTGCAGACtcgaaccagtctggccattctcctctgcaTCAACGAGGCATTTCcagaccaaaatctctgaggaatgtttccagcaccttgtttaATCTATGCCACAAAAAAcgtaaggcagttctgaaggccaAAGGGGTCCAACATGGTACTAGCATGGTGTCCCTAAAAGAGTGGCCGGTATATGTACGTGTATACAGTATGTActttatataatgttaatattaattgctgAGTCCACGAATAGCttgggtatgcagagcattCGCAGCTTATGTGGACCGCACACCACTGGTATACAGTATGTACTATATATACTCCATATGACTAACACTGGTTTGCTGCATCCTGGATTTACTTAACAGAAGATCTAGCATTACCATGCACAACAgacaattttattaatattttgcaataaagtGAGGTAAATATTCATTTCAGACTTTAATCAGTAGAAtgtttacaaaatttaaattagtCTCCTAATCtcaatttattacagttttggCCATATTTACCCACTTAGTGAAAAAACATCAGTTTGCAGCTCTTtattaagaaagaaaataaacatgatttaatgAGATGATTGTGCAAGTTGTCTAGATTTTAAGAGTTCCCTGAAGAATGATCTGCGCCCGACCGCTGATGTTGAGTCGACCATCATCCCTCAGCTCCAGCTCCAGTTCACCTCCACGACTGGAGCACTGGTAGGCTGGAAAAACAAATATAGAAGGGATAAGTACTTTACTATGAGGAAACagtattttatgcattttattcaagctttttgagaaaaatatttaattaaataatttatgtgGACTAATGTCATTATCAGTTTCCTTTTAATGTGGATTCTGACTTTTATTCCAGTACAgtaaagggggaaaaaaggcCTTTAcccaacattttctttttattcagctTTTCAGACCAGTAGCCAGCAAGAACCGTGTGTGCAGacccttttaaaaataattattagtcCTTTAAAGCATGAATCAAATTCATATGACATTGATGACTAAGTGTCATTGTACATTTCTGTTAGAATTCATGGCTTTACATTCACATTTAGAAACTTCTACTTACTTCTCCACATGTATTTTACAGTAGGTTTTGAATTTAAAGACCTATGTTGATCATTTCAGCTCACCACAGACTGGATCTTCAAGGACCCCATACCAAGGGGCAAAGAAACGGGAATAGAAGTCATATCCAGGCTGTGCGTTTGGAAATCCTTTCATTGTAACAGTGACGCCTTTAATCTTCCCAGTAGATTCGTTTTTCAGTAGAGCTTCTGCTTCAGGCCTCAAAGATGTAAGTTCAGATctaacaaacaacaaacagtcAACAACCTTGCAGACACTCTTAGAAGTAAaaggttcagtggggttcaatATAGAACCCTGGAGTCACTGACtccattttaaataagtctttatgccaaaaaggttttatacaaggagaaatgtcttaaattgtTGCCTAATACTTCATATgggttatttaaattttactagtgataaagtatgtttacaagctgctttattcataaaatttaattaccactaaaaataaataaaaaatccacaAAATGATCCGGTAATTTGAACCCTTAAAAGGCTCTATATATGAAGCACCTGACAGAACCTGTTAAGGTtctatatacagtacagtaaaacTTTTTGATACAAACTTAACTTATACTTACTGATACTTATTTTTTGGAGAATGTTAATAACATACTACAAGTTGGCTCTGGTTTATcgttggtttgttttgtttttgtttttttttaaatgtgctttacatACAATTTCCAATAGATTCTTTCTTTTCTGTTAACGTCTTCTATTTCTCTCTTGACATTATTCATctcatttaacaaataaaatgccATCATCaatcttattttctttcttgttATTTTCAGAAATGCCTGTGATTGGCCAGCAGTACCTGTCACATGTGTCAGCTAGACGAATCATCAGGTACTTTGTTGTTGGACAGTAGCACACATCCTGAATGGCTAAGTCTCCAACAACAGCCTGAAAATGAACATAAAAGCTTGTTTCTCCTTATCTCATATTGGAAACCTAACATGATGCTAAATCACCCACTGGCAAACTTACTTTCAAGAGATTCTTGATTTCATGTTGTTtctgcaaattaaaaaaataataataataataataatacaaatttagaCCAAGAGCAACTGATCATGAGAGTCTACATTAATTTTGTTGAAGGAGGCCAAGAGGTGTCTTTTGGTCATACCTGGGGCTTTGGTTTGTTTAAGGGGAAGTCCATTATTAGAGATTCTTCATGCTGGCACACATGAAGCTCCCCACTCATAGTCTCAAACACCAAAACGGGGTTGACATTCTCTGTGTGAGGATATTGTACTATTAGAATGGTCACCAGTCTATTGTTTTTGGTAAAAGATTAATGTGAGGACAGGCATTTCTTACTTTTAAGGTAAAATAGCACTGCTGCTGAGGCCAGTGTTGCATGTCCACATAGTGAAACCTCACTTTTGGGGGTAAACCACCGTAACCCAAACCTTGCACCTTTCAAAATACATCAAATCTAAAATGTAAATCAGAGTTGTTTGAGTATTTCAACATGCATCTCTGCAGCAAAATACCTGAGGAAAAATCCATAGAATTTCGTTTTGTGATGAAGGCAGTGTCTGATAAATTCATCTCAGCAGCAATGCTTTGATAAAGATCGTCTTTCAGCTCCTAAatgtattacagagaaacattttataatgctgtaaagcatttaaaacatttaaattgtattgCCATGAATAACTAATCTATAAGTTAACGTATTTAGAAGACTGTCTTGTGATAGTGTAATACTCACGTTCTCTAGAAGACATACTGCAGCAGGATTACCTTTGAAAGGTACATTGGTAAAAGCATCAACAGTAAATATTGGAATTTCCATTGATTACAACTCTTCAGGGGTCCGTTCTTCGTACCTCGTTCAATAcatttgagatgatttgacagatgcCGGATCTTCTAATCCTGATAACTGAACTCTGGctaatttggttcttcaaaCGAATCTGCGGATTGGATCAAAATATCTGAATTAAATTGTGAACGCGATT from Ctenopharyngodon idella isolate HZGC_01 chromosome 13, HZGC01, whole genome shotgun sequence encodes the following:
- the LOC127524541 gene encoding phenazine biosynthesis-like domain-containing protein — translated: MEIPIFIVDAFTNVPFKGNPAAVCLIENELQDNLYQSIAAEMNLSETAFITKRNSMDFSSGARFGLRWFSPKSEVPLCGHATLASAAVLFYLKKNVNPVVVFETMSGELHVRQHEESLIMDFPLNKPKPQVQHEIKDLLKAAVGDLPIQDVCYSPTTKKLMIRLADTCNRSELTSLRPETETLLRNETTGKIKSLIITLKETQTTQTGYDFYSRVFAPWVGVPEDPVTGSAHTVLAGYWSEKLEKKKMMAYQCSSRGGEVKLEIRDDDRLDIIGQAQIILQGTLKI
- the LOC127524540 gene encoding phenazine biosynthesis-like domain-containing protein isoform X2; amino-acid sequence: MNLSDTAFITKRNSMDFSSGARFGLRWFTPKSEVSLCGHATLASAAVLFYLKKNVNPVLVFETMSGELHVCQHEESLIMDFPLNKPKPQKQHEIKNLLKAVVGDLAIQDVCYCPTTKYLMIRLADTCDRSELTSLRPEAEALLKNESTGKIKGVTVTMKGFPNAQPGYDFYSRFFAPWYGVLEDPVCGSAHTVLAGYWSEKLNKKKMLAYQCSSRGGELELELRDDGRLNISGRAQIILQGTLKI
- the LOC127524540 gene encoding phenazine biosynthesis-like domain-containing protein isoform X1 translates to MEIPIFTVDAFTNVPFKGNPAAVCLLENELKDDLYQSIAAEMNLSDTAFITKRNSMDFSSGARFGLRWFTPKSEVSLCGHATLASAAVLFYLKKNVNPVLVFETMSGELHVCQHEESLIMDFPLNKPKPQKQHEIKNLLKAVVGDLAIQDVCYCPTTKYLMIRLADTCDRSELTSLRPEAEALLKNESTGKIKGVTVTMKGFPNAQPGYDFYSRFFAPWYGVLEDPVCGSAHTVLAGYWSEKLNKKKMLAYQCSSRGGELELELRDDGRLNISGRAQIILQGTLKI